A section of the Diabrotica virgifera virgifera chromosome 8, PGI_DIABVI_V3a genome encodes:
- the LOC126889852 gene encoding zinc finger protein 234-like, which produces MEITETLIEDSSYEGNYMTQHGEGKTLNQNMKVSTGQRLYCETCLKQFPTQSQFKRHTRLHTGEKPYKCDVCFKQFSQAGHLKTHLRIHTGKRPFKCEICFKQFSQKSNLKKHLRVHTGDKPYKCEICFKSFGEARYLKIHLRVHTGEQPYKCGICFKQFSQAGSLKIHMRVHTREKPYQCKICLKQCTTAGNLKLHSVMHSRERPHTCEICFKKFSREYYLKMHFRVHNGDKSSKCETCLKQCTSASHLKTHLRMHTGEKPNKYEICFKPTSTAGDLKKHLRVHTGEEPYKCETCLKQFPTASHLEIHLRVHTGEKPYKCETCLKQFPTASHLKIHLRIHTGEKPYKCEICFKQFIRPNHLKEHLNVHFGEKCTKCAICFMQFSSASVLKTHLMVHVDSANKNVVS; this is translated from the coding sequence ATGGAAATTACGGAGACACTAATTGAGGATTCATCGTACGAAGGAAATTATATGACTCAACACGGTGAAGGGAAAACATTAAATCAAAATATGAAAGTTTCGACTGGACAAAGACTGTACTGTGAaacttgtttaaaacagtttCCTACTCAAAGTCAGTTTAAAAGACATACGAGATTacatactggggaaaaaccttacaagtgcgacgtttgttttaagcagtttagccaagcaggtcatttgaaaacacatttgagaatcCATACTGGAAAACGTCCCttcaagtgcgaaatttgttttaaacagtttagccaaaaaagtaatttgaaaaaacatttgagagtgcacactggggataaaccttacaagtgtgaaatttgttttaagtcatTTGGTGAAGCAAGgtatttgaaaatacatttgagagtgcacactggggaacaACCTTACAAGTGTGgcatttgttttaagcagttttctcaggCAGGTTCTTTGAAAATACATATGAGAGTACATACTAGGGAAAAACCTTACCAGtgcaaaatttgtttaaaacagtgtACTACAGCAGGTAATTTAAAACTGCATTCTGTAATGCATAGTAGAGAAAGACCTCAcacgtgtgaaatttgttttaagaagttTTCTCGTGAATATTACTTGAAAATGCATTTTAGAGTACACAACGGGGATAAATCTTCCAAGTGtgaaacatgtttaaaacagtgTACTAGTGCAAgccatttgaaaacacatttgagaatgcacactggggaaaaacctaaCAAGTATGAAATATGTTTTAAGCCGACTAGTACAGCAggtgatttgaaaaaacatttgagagtgcacactggggaagaaccttacaagtgtgaaacttgtttaaaacagtttCCTACTGCAAGTCATCTGGaaatacatttgagagtacacactggggaaaaaccttacaagtgtgaaacttgtttaaaacagtttCCTACTGCAAGtcatttgaaaatacatttgagaatccatactggagaaaaaccttataagtgtgaaatttgttttaagcaatttattcGACCAAAtcatttgaaagaacatttgaACGTGCACTTTGGGGAAAAATGCACCAAGTGTGCAATTTGTTTTATGCAGTTTAGTAGTGCAAGTGTGTTGAAAACACATTTGATGGTACACGTTGATAGTGCAAACAAAAACGTTGTGTCATAA